The following are from one region of the Alicyclobacillus fastidiosus genome:
- a CDS encoding cell wall hydrolase, which produces MRHNRIPTIITAAVTTLGIPAVVLAAATYTVRPGDSLWSIAHSHGITLAQLESANPQLSDYNQIHPGEDIVLPNGQTSTADDLYWLAHIISAEAQGESVQAQEAVGDVVLNRLHAGGYGDTVHDVIFQVVNGAYQFTPVENGAIYNTPTQNAIAAAENDLQGLNLVPSALVFYNPYEVPAGSWVTQQPTLMQIDSLVFAK; this is translated from the coding sequence ATGAGACACAACCGAATTCCAACCATTATTACAGCCGCAGTGACGACGCTTGGAATCCCAGCCGTCGTGCTCGCCGCAGCGACCTATACCGTCCGCCCCGGCGATTCCCTGTGGTCCATCGCACACAGTCATGGCATCACCTTGGCACAGTTGGAAAGTGCCAATCCCCAACTCTCGGACTACAACCAGATTCACCCCGGAGAGGACATAGTACTGCCGAACGGGCAGACGAGTACAGCCGACGACCTATACTGGCTCGCCCATATCATCAGCGCCGAAGCTCAAGGGGAATCCGTACAGGCACAAGAGGCGGTCGGTGACGTCGTACTCAACCGCCTGCACGCAGGAGGCTACGGTGATACTGTCCACGACGTGATCTTCCAAGTCGTCAACGGCGCATACCAGTTCACCCCAGTCGAAAACGGAGCGATCTACAATACACCTACACAAAACGCGATCGCGGCAGCAGAAAATGACCTCCAGGGTCTCAACCTCGTGCCCAGTGCACTCGTATTCTACAATCCTTACGAGGTCCCGGCCGGGTCGTGGGTGACTCAACAACCAACCCTGATGCAGATAGACTCCCTCGTCTTCGCGAAGTGA
- the cysK gene encoding cysteine synthase A codes for MTLKTVDNVLELIGQTPVVKLRHLTGPNDADVYVKLEWFNPGGSVKDRIAKAMIETAEREGRLKPGDTIVEPTSGNTGIGLALVAAAKGYRAVFTMPETMSQERRSLLRAYGAELVLTPGSEGMKGAVNKAAELAAEHGYFMPQQFDNPANPEVHELTTGPEIVQQFDGKLDAFVAGIGTGGTITGVGRVLRKEVPSARVIAVEPAASPILSGGQPGPHKIQGLGANFVPTILDREIYDEVRTVENDVAFEYARRLAKEEGLLVGISSGANVFVALQVAKELGKGKRVVTVSPSNGERYLSTPLYQFD; via the coding sequence ATCACTTTGAAAACTGTCGACAATGTTCTTGAACTGATTGGTCAGACGCCTGTCGTGAAGCTTCGTCACCTTACAGGTCCGAATGATGCGGACGTCTACGTCAAGCTCGAATGGTTCAATCCAGGCGGTAGTGTGAAGGATCGGATTGCAAAGGCCATGATCGAGACGGCAGAGCGTGAAGGTCGCTTGAAGCCTGGCGATACCATCGTCGAGCCAACAAGTGGAAACACGGGGATTGGTCTCGCTCTCGTCGCTGCTGCGAAGGGTTACCGCGCAGTCTTCACGATGCCTGAGACGATGAGTCAGGAACGCCGCAGCCTCCTGCGCGCGTACGGCGCTGAACTCGTGCTCACCCCAGGCAGTGAAGGGATGAAGGGCGCAGTGAACAAGGCTGCTGAACTCGCGGCGGAGCACGGCTATTTTATGCCGCAGCAGTTCGATAACCCTGCTAACCCGGAAGTTCACGAATTGACCACAGGTCCAGAAATCGTTCAACAGTTTGACGGCAAGCTCGATGCGTTCGTGGCAGGTATTGGTACTGGTGGTACCATCACGGGCGTCGGTCGCGTGTTGCGCAAGGAAGTTCCGTCCGCGAGAGTGATTGCGGTAGAGCCAGCGGCATCGCCGATTCTGTCCGGCGGCCAACCTGGTCCGCACAAAATCCAAGGTCTTGGGGCAAACTTTGTTCCAACTATCCTCGATCGCGAGATCTACGACGAGGTTCGTACGGTGGAAAACGATGTGGCATTTGAATATGCACGCCGTCTGGCCAAAGAGGAAGGTTTGCTCGTCGGTATCTCGTCAGGCGCCAACGTGTTTGTCGCGTTGCAAGTCGCCAAAGAATTGGGTAAGGGCAAACGCGTTGTGACCGTCTCTCCATCGAATGGTGAGCGCTACCTGTCCACACCGCTGTACCAATTCGACTAA
- a CDS encoding manganese-dependent inorganic pyrophosphatase, whose amino-acid sequence MGKVLVFGHKNPDTDSISSAIVYADLKNQLGVTAEPVRLGNVNAETQFVLDYFQVSAPRLVETVADEADDVILVDHNERQQSANDIDRVQVIEVIDHHRIANFETANPLYYRAEPVGCTATILNKLFKEHNLTIRKEIAGLMVSAIISDTLLLKSPTCTQEDVAAIRELAEIAGVNIDEYGLQMLKAGADLSDKSIDELISLDAKEFSMGDFKVEIAQVNAVDTNDVLSRQAELESVLQGVIANKGLDLFLFVVTDILNNDSIAVALGNAAQAVETAYNVKLADNKAVLKGVVSRKKQIVPVLTETLSQLKK is encoded by the coding sequence ATGGGTAAGGTACTTGTCTTCGGACATAAAAATCCGGACACGGATTCCATTTCTTCTGCGATTGTCTACGCGGATCTCAAGAATCAGCTTGGCGTAACGGCTGAGCCTGTTCGCTTGGGCAATGTCAACGCAGAGACGCAATTCGTTTTAGATTACTTCCAGGTCTCTGCGCCACGCCTGGTCGAGACAGTTGCCGACGAGGCGGACGATGTGATTCTGGTGGATCACAATGAACGGCAACAAAGTGCGAACGACATCGATCGCGTTCAGGTAATCGAGGTCATCGACCACCATCGCATTGCTAATTTCGAAACCGCCAACCCTTTGTACTATCGCGCTGAACCAGTTGGTTGCACCGCGACGATCTTGAACAAGTTGTTCAAGGAACATAACCTGACCATTCGCAAGGAGATCGCTGGGCTGATGGTGTCCGCCATCATCTCTGACACCTTGCTTCTGAAGTCGCCAACCTGCACGCAGGAGGACGTCGCGGCGATTCGGGAGCTGGCTGAGATCGCTGGTGTCAACATCGACGAGTACGGCTTGCAGATGCTCAAAGCTGGCGCAGATTTGAGCGATAAGAGCATCGACGAATTGATCTCCCTCGACGCCAAGGAATTCTCGATGGGCGATTTCAAGGTGGAAATCGCACAGGTGAACGCCGTGGACACAAACGATGTTCTCTCGCGTCAGGCTGAATTGGAGTCTGTGCTTCAAGGCGTGATCGCTAACAAGGGGCTAGATCTCTTCCTGTTCGTCGTAACCGACATCTTAAACAACGATTCCATCGCGGTGGCGTTGGGTAATGCAGCGCAGGCGGTCGAGACAGCATATAACGTCAAGCTGGCCGACAACAAGGCTGTTCTCAAAGGCGTCGTATCGCGCAAAAAGCAAATCGTACCGGTTCTTACGGAAACGCTGAGCCAACTCAAAAAGTAA
- a CDS encoding aminopeptidase: MDKFEKQFEAYAELAVRLGVNVQPGQLVVIDAALDAAAFVRVIAEKAYDAGARMVHVEWSDAAVNRTNLLRSPVDALSEYPRWKAQGYLEMAQAGAAFIGIHTPQPGFLKDVAADRLAASQRAAQQALQPYQRLRMSAQVSWLGMLVPTQAWADQVFADLPEEQRLSALWDVVFQVTRADRPDPVEAWREHVEQLQARLTKLNDAQFTCLHYRAPGTDLTIELPEHHVWVGGGNRTATGVVTVPNIPTEECFTAPLRTGVNGTVRSTKPLYYGGKLIEDFSLTFREGRLVDFTAEVGRDVLESIITSDEGARYLGEVALVPHSSPISQTGLTFYHTLFDENASCHIALGAAYPINLQGGAEMSKEDLLQHGVNSSMVHVDFMIGSAELDIDAQTGSGEWIRLFRQGEWAD, encoded by the coding sequence ATGGACAAGTTTGAGAAACAGTTTGAGGCGTACGCGGAGTTGGCGGTCCGCCTCGGGGTCAATGTGCAACCTGGGCAGCTCGTCGTGATCGACGCTGCACTGGATGCCGCGGCGTTTGTGCGCGTGATCGCAGAGAAGGCGTACGACGCGGGCGCTCGGATGGTGCACGTGGAGTGGTCGGATGCAGCGGTAAATCGGACGAATTTGCTGCGCTCTCCAGTCGATGCGCTGTCAGAATACCCGCGGTGGAAAGCGCAGGGCTATCTCGAGATGGCCCAGGCAGGCGCAGCGTTTATCGGCATCCACACGCCGCAACCTGGTTTTCTGAAGGATGTTGCGGCGGACCGGTTGGCTGCATCGCAGCGCGCGGCCCAGCAGGCGCTGCAGCCGTATCAGCGCCTGCGCATGAGCGCACAGGTCAGCTGGCTGGGCATGCTCGTCCCAACTCAAGCATGGGCAGACCAAGTGTTTGCGGACCTGCCAGAGGAGCAGCGGCTGAGCGCGCTGTGGGATGTTGTATTTCAGGTTACGCGGGCGGATCGGCCCGATCCGGTCGAGGCTTGGCGCGAGCACGTCGAGCAGCTGCAGGCGCGGCTGACGAAGCTCAATGACGCGCAGTTCACGTGCCTCCACTATCGCGCTCCAGGCACCGATTTGACGATCGAGCTACCCGAGCACCACGTTTGGGTTGGAGGCGGCAATCGGACCGCGACAGGCGTTGTAACCGTACCTAACATCCCCACTGAGGAGTGCTTCACGGCACCTTTGCGGACGGGTGTCAACGGCACTGTGCGAAGTACCAAACCTCTGTACTACGGTGGCAAGCTGATCGAGGATTTTTCGCTGACGTTTCGCGAAGGCCGCTTAGTAGATTTCACGGCTGAAGTCGGACGCGACGTTTTGGAATCGATCATCACCAGCGACGAAGGTGCGAGGTATCTTGGCGAGGTGGCGCTTGTACCCCACAGTTCACCCATCTCACAAACCGGGTTGACGTTCTACCACACGCTGTTTGACGAAAATGCGTCGTGCCATATCGCCCTTGGCGCGGCCTACCCCATTAACCTCCAGGGCGGGGCCGAGATGTCGAAGGAGGATTTGCTGCAGCATGGCGTGAACTCCAGCATGGTCCATGTCGACTTCATGATTGGCTCAGCAGAGCTGGACATTGACGCGCAGACGGGGTCGGGCGAGTGGATCCGGCTGTTCCGACAGGGCGAATGGGCAGATTGA
- a CDS encoding YwbE family protein: protein MKDGKNRKDIRPGLEVDIVLKKDQPTGKLTRGIVKDILTNSPTHPHGIKVRLRDGQVGRVQAILDGPQGSDKQ from the coding sequence GTGAAAGATGGCAAAAACCGCAAGGATATCCGTCCCGGTCTCGAAGTGGATATCGTGCTGAAAAAGGACCAACCTACGGGAAAGTTGACTCGTGGCATTGTCAAAGACATCCTGACGAACTCGCCGACACATCCACACGGCATCAAAGTCCGGTTGCGGGATGGTCAGGTAGGCCGAGTACAAGCAATCCTCGACGGTCCACAGGGATCAGACAAACAGTGA
- a CDS encoding ABC-F family ATPase, which produces MIRVKDLSVSFGNRILFEDVNLSFDEGNRYGLIGANGSGKSTFMKILVGDFESSTGSVSIAPGVRVGVLRQDHYQYDECTVLDTVLMGHPELWKVMKERERLYALPEMTEEEGMQVGELESAFADMDGYSAEYFAAELLEGLGIPVEKHYDLMSTMIGGFKLRVLLAQVLFGRPDVLLLDEPTNHLDLDTIRWLENFLLNHKGTMVIISHDRHFLNTVCTHMVDVDYQKISMFTGNYDYFVAASTLAREQLLAENTRNLEKIAELKEFVARFSANKSKAKQATSRQKQIDKIEVQEIRPSSRVAPYIKFAAKQPLGKQVLSAKDVNKSFDDLHVLKNVNLDIMNGDKVAVIGTNGIGKTTLINTLLGMLTPDTGHVTWGQSAEPTYFTQDHNETIPKNTTVYEWLRSFDEQADEQTIRSILGRMLFSKDEVHKSTEVLSGGESARLMIGKMLLLQGNVLVLDEPTNHLDLESIDALTKALQSFDGSVVFVSHARQLVEDVANRIVELTPSGVIDFKGPYSEYLQKREALVTQ; this is translated from the coding sequence ATGATACGCGTAAAAGATTTGTCGGTTTCGTTTGGGAACCGCATTTTGTTTGAGGACGTCAACCTCAGTTTCGACGAAGGGAATCGTTACGGGCTGATTGGCGCCAACGGATCGGGAAAATCGACATTCATGAAAATTCTCGTCGGAGACTTTGAGTCGAGTACCGGCAGTGTCTCCATCGCACCGGGCGTCCGGGTCGGAGTCCTCCGACAAGACCACTATCAGTACGACGAGTGTACCGTCCTCGACACGGTGCTGATGGGCCATCCAGAACTCTGGAAAGTGATGAAGGAGCGCGAGCGGTTGTACGCCCTTCCGGAAATGACTGAAGAGGAAGGAATGCAGGTCGGAGAACTTGAAAGCGCGTTTGCCGACATGGACGGGTATTCCGCGGAGTACTTTGCAGCCGAACTGTTAGAGGGCCTAGGTATTCCGGTCGAGAAGCATTACGACTTGATGAGCACGATGATCGGCGGCTTCAAGCTGCGTGTGCTGCTAGCACAAGTGCTGTTTGGACGCCCCGACGTACTGCTGTTGGACGAGCCGACGAACCACCTCGATCTCGACACGATTCGCTGGCTCGAAAACTTCTTGCTCAATCACAAGGGGACGATGGTGATTATCTCGCACGATCGCCACTTCTTGAACACGGTCTGCACACACATGGTGGACGTCGACTACCAAAAAATTTCGATGTTTACCGGGAACTATGACTACTTCGTAGCGGCGAGCACCTTGGCTCGGGAACAACTGCTCGCCGAAAATACCCGCAACCTCGAAAAAATTGCCGAGCTCAAGGAGTTCGTCGCTCGCTTCTCGGCAAATAAGAGTAAAGCAAAACAGGCGACGAGTCGCCAAAAACAGATCGATAAAATCGAGGTACAAGAAATCCGTCCCTCGTCCCGGGTTGCGCCATATATTAAGTTTGCAGCTAAACAACCGCTTGGCAAACAGGTGCTTTCCGCGAAGGATGTCAATAAATCGTTTGACGACCTCCACGTGTTGAAGAACGTCAACCTGGACATCATGAACGGTGACAAAGTGGCTGTGATTGGAACGAACGGAATCGGCAAGACGACGCTCATCAACACGCTGCTGGGCATGCTCACTCCGGATACGGGCCATGTGACGTGGGGGCAATCAGCCGAGCCAACATATTTCACACAGGACCACAACGAGACCATCCCGAAGAACACCACTGTCTACGAGTGGTTGCGCAGCTTTGATGAACAGGCGGACGAACAGACGATTCGCAGCATTTTGGGGCGCATGCTGTTTTCCAAGGATGAAGTTCACAAGTCGACCGAAGTCCTATCCGGAGGCGAGTCGGCGCGCCTGATGATCGGCAAGATGTTGCTTCTGCAAGGAAACGTACTCGTCTTGGACGAACCGACCAACCACCTGGACCTCGAGTCCATCGATGCGTTGACCAAGGCGTTACAGTCCTTCGATGGATCGGTGGTCTTCGTCTCCCACGCTCGTCAACTCGTCGAAGACGTAGCCAATCGAATCGTGGAATTGACGCCGTCCGGCGTGATCGACTTCAAGGGGCCGTACTCGGAATATCTCCAGAAGCGTGAGGCACTGGTGACACAATGA
- the ligD gene encoding non-homologous end-joining DNA ligase gives MESVAITIENRDILLTNPNKVLWPEVGVTKLDYIRYLTSVSPYLLRYTHDRLLMMWRFPDGVSSERIVAKAVPSHAPDWVPTAFYKDKHFILLNDLPTLVWVANYAAIELHVPFTLFHQPAYPTDVAFDLDPSVPDRFELVLEVALQLHDVLDTLGLQNYAKTSGATGLQVFVPVQPRYTFEQTRQITRFIAQYLQQKMPDKVTLERSVKKRGSKLYVDYLQLWKMRTLSAAYSVRATPCASVSTPVTWAEVVHGFEPTDFTVFNVMGRIEQRGDLFSAISSQTPRDSLDSILDFINRNI, from the coding sequence ATGGAATCCGTGGCCATCACCATTGAGAACAGAGACATCCTGCTGACGAACCCAAACAAGGTGCTGTGGCCGGAAGTGGGCGTCACCAAGCTGGACTACATTCGGTATCTCACGAGTGTTTCACCCTACCTGCTCCGCTACACACATGACCGCCTGCTCATGATGTGGCGATTTCCAGACGGCGTCTCATCCGAGCGCATCGTTGCGAAGGCGGTGCCTTCCCATGCACCCGATTGGGTGCCGACGGCATTCTATAAAGACAAACATTTCATCCTACTCAATGACCTGCCGACCCTCGTCTGGGTGGCCAATTACGCCGCAATTGAACTCCACGTGCCGTTCACGCTGTTCCACCAACCCGCGTATCCAACCGATGTCGCGTTTGATTTAGACCCTTCTGTGCCAGACAGATTTGAGTTGGTCCTGGAAGTCGCTTTGCAACTTCACGACGTGCTGGATACGCTTGGCCTGCAAAACTACGCCAAGACGTCTGGTGCCACAGGCCTACAGGTTTTCGTACCCGTACAACCGCGTTATACGTTTGAACAAACCCGCCAGATCACGAGGTTTATCGCGCAATACCTGCAACAGAAGATGCCTGACAAGGTGACATTGGAACGGTCTGTCAAAAAGCGCGGGAGCAAACTGTACGTCGACTACCTTCAGTTGTGGAAGATGCGTACGCTATCTGCCGCCTATTCGGTGCGTGCGACCCCTTGCGCAAGTGTTTCTACGCCCGTGACGTGGGCGGAGGTGGTGCACGGATTCGAACCGACCGACTTCACCGTATTTAACGTGATGGGCCGCATTGAACAACGTGGCGACCTATTTTCAGCCATCTCATCGCAAACGCCCCGAGACAGTTTGGACAGCATCCTCGATTTTATCAATAGAAACATATAG
- a CDS encoding LacI family DNA-binding transcriptional regulator encodes MRNAGGVRVTIREVADRAGVSAATVSRVLNKPEMVDPDTKERVRSAMESLNFHPNAIARGLSSTHTHTIGLLVPAIQDFFFDELYFGIDKETRANGMKVLFFDAQHSRHRALEGFSFLRQHQVDGIIFTSQLVDEDYDAVIERLGIPVVLTLTESSGKFPIPSYKTDEVKAMFDSVSYLVSRGHRRIGFITGHMQEDSTGVLRTEGFKQGLAHYGIPYREAFTQRGDYRFDSGYAAMQRLLERQADNRLTAICCISDEMAIGAMHCLHDHGLRVPDDMSVMGFDDVRVARMVMPKLTTISQPFTEIGQHAVRAVLQMSQEPSLPYPTGVHYLPHHLVERASVRTVTVDAAD; translated from the coding sequence ATGCGGAACGCTGGCGGCGTGAGGGTGACGATTCGGGAAGTAGCCGATCGCGCGGGGGTGTCCGCCGCGACTGTGTCGCGTGTGCTGAACAAGCCGGAAATGGTCGATCCCGACACGAAGGAGCGGGTCCGAAGCGCCATGGAGTCGTTGAACTTTCATCCGAACGCTATCGCGCGAGGGCTGAGTTCCACGCACACGCACACGATTGGTCTACTGGTTCCGGCGATTCAGGATTTCTTCTTTGATGAGCTGTATTTTGGCATTGACAAAGAAACGCGCGCAAACGGTATGAAAGTGTTGTTCTTCGACGCGCAGCACTCGCGTCACCGCGCGTTGGAAGGGTTCTCTTTTCTGCGGCAGCACCAGGTCGATGGCATTATTTTCACAAGTCAATTGGTGGATGAGGATTACGATGCGGTCATTGAGCGGCTTGGGATTCCCGTCGTACTCACATTAACTGAGTCTTCAGGAAAGTTCCCGATCCCGTCTTATAAGACCGACGAGGTCAAGGCCATGTTTGACTCAGTGTCGTATCTGGTGAGCCGGGGACACCGTCGAATCGGCTTCATCACAGGCCACATGCAAGAAGATTCGACTGGGGTTCTGCGTACTGAGGGGTTCAAACAGGGACTGGCGCACTACGGCATCCCTTACAGGGAAGCGTTTACACAGCGCGGTGATTACCGGTTCGACAGCGGGTACGCCGCGATGCAACGCCTGCTTGAGCGCCAGGCGGACAATCGCTTGACGGCCATTTGCTGTATCAGTGACGAGATGGCGATCGGTGCAATGCATTGCTTGCACGATCATGGGTTGCGCGTCCCGGACGACATGTCCGTTATGGGTTTTGATGATGTTCGTGTGGCGCGAATGGTGATGCCTAAACTGACGACCATTTCCCAGCCGTTTACGGAAATTGGTCAGCACGCCGTTCGTGCGGTCTTGCAAATGTCTCAAGAACCGTCGCTTCCGTATCCGACGGGGGTGCATTACTTGCCACACCACCTGGTGGAGCGTGCGAGCGTGCGGACGGTCACCGTTGACGCGGCAGATTGA
- a CDS encoding ABC transporter substrate-binding protein, translated as MSSKTKRALTVAGVVVMTGGLLVGCGSSSSSTSTGSTNTTSNSSGGSSAGKKVTITWAIGSITHDNLNQQLVAGFEKAHPNITVKIQPEASNTDTTRQQLTTAIGAGATTPDVYLGDVVWPAQFGSNNLAQPLNKLFPQSFWNRFSPGLVQGATYNNNIYAAPFFVDTAFLFYRKDLLKKAGLPVPTTWEQLQSDAQTLQKKNLVKYGFIWQGDSYEGLTCDFTEYLADAGGQVLNSSGQPVLSSAAGNKAVSFMRSLITSGVTPNAVTTDQENQSMNLFEQGQVAFLRNWSYAWTDSQSAAQSKVVGKVGVVVLPTFAGESKHYSSVGGWDLYVNPHSKNLQADETFIDWLTGPEAQKILVEHGELPTNAAVAKEASSIGKSPIFGLLPQVSYISRPSQSPNYPQLSQAIYSNINAALAGSASVSDALTKADSQMKSSSSNTGL; from the coding sequence ATGAGCAGTAAGACAAAGAGAGCGTTAACTGTAGCAGGTGTTGTCGTCATGACGGGTGGGTTGCTCGTCGGTTGCGGCTCTTCGTCGTCGAGTACGAGTACCGGCAGCACAAACACAACTTCGAACAGTTCCGGTGGCTCTAGCGCTGGCAAAAAGGTAACCATCACCTGGGCCATAGGGAGTATCACGCACGACAACCTGAACCAACAGCTGGTTGCTGGGTTCGAAAAAGCGCATCCCAACATCACCGTGAAGATTCAGCCCGAAGCGTCGAATACAGACACGACGCGCCAACAGTTGACGACTGCGATCGGTGCAGGTGCGACGACACCCGACGTGTACCTCGGAGACGTAGTCTGGCCCGCTCAGTTTGGATCGAACAATTTGGCACAGCCGCTCAACAAGTTGTTCCCGCAGAGCTTCTGGAACCGCTTTTCGCCTGGGCTCGTACAAGGTGCAACTTATAATAACAACATTTATGCTGCACCATTCTTTGTCGACACCGCATTCCTTTTCTATCGCAAAGATCTGTTGAAGAAAGCTGGACTGCCTGTCCCAACGACGTGGGAGCAACTGCAGTCGGATGCGCAGACCTTGCAGAAGAAAAATCTCGTGAAATACGGATTCATCTGGCAAGGTGACTCTTACGAGGGCCTGACATGCGACTTTACGGAGTATTTAGCAGATGCTGGAGGGCAGGTTTTGAACAGCAGTGGGCAACCGGTGCTCAGTTCGGCTGCGGGCAACAAGGCCGTGTCATTTATGCGCAGCCTGATCACGAGCGGCGTGACGCCAAATGCAGTCACGACGGACCAGGAGAATCAGTCGATGAACTTGTTTGAACAAGGTCAGGTCGCCTTTCTACGCAACTGGTCGTATGCTTGGACCGATTCACAGAGTGCAGCGCAGTCCAAGGTCGTCGGGAAGGTTGGCGTCGTCGTTCTCCCGACCTTCGCTGGCGAAAGTAAACACTACAGTTCGGTCGGTGGCTGGGACCTCTACGTCAATCCGCACAGTAAAAACCTGCAGGCCGACGAGACGTTTATTGATTGGCTGACCGGACCGGAGGCTCAAAAAATCCTCGTGGAACATGGGGAATTGCCGACCAACGCAGCGGTCGCCAAGGAGGCGTCTTCGATCGGCAAAAGTCCTATTTTCGGTTTGTTGCCGCAGGTGAGCTACATTTCTCGGCCATCGCAAAGCCCGAACTATCCTCAGCTGTCACAAGCGATCTATTCAAATATCAACGCCGCTTTGGCGGGAAGTGCTTCTGTCTCGGACGCCCTCACGAAGGCGGATAGTCAGATGAAGTCGAGTTCTTCCAACACAGGTTTGTAA
- a CDS encoding sugar ABC transporter permease yields MAAQVEKKRRRNVLLTRQRQAGIGMLLPGLIIICGITIFPIIYSIWMSLNNVSLTQNGYAMSFTGLSNFNAVIHASSFWHSTWFTFYYSVATVAAELIFGLLIALAINNVQKLKNLSIVVMLIPWSLITVISAQMWDYIYDGVYGVLNYIVVSLHLVSHPVTWLGTPVSAVSAMMIADIWKTTPFVVIIILAGLQMIPNEFYEAARMDGANSWQVFWHIIFPQLRGSIALAGLFRILQAFGVFDLPFVLTNGGPGTATQSLAMLGEKVLFQDLHFGTGSAVAVATVLIVLIISLVFLSAFRSLVTEGEAQ; encoded by the coding sequence ATGGCCGCGCAAGTGGAGAAAAAGCGTCGCCGCAACGTCTTGTTGACACGCCAGCGACAGGCCGGAATTGGCATGTTGCTGCCAGGACTCATCATTATTTGCGGCATCACCATCTTCCCCATCATCTACTCCATTTGGATGAGTCTCAACAACGTCTCTTTGACACAAAACGGATACGCGATGAGTTTTACAGGACTGTCCAACTTCAATGCAGTCATTCACGCGTCGTCCTTCTGGCACAGCACATGGTTTACCTTTTATTATTCCGTAGCCACTGTCGCCGCGGAGTTGATTTTCGGCCTGCTCATCGCGCTCGCCATCAACAACGTGCAGAAGTTGAAAAATTTATCAATTGTCGTGATGCTTATCCCGTGGTCGCTGATCACCGTCATCTCGGCGCAGATGTGGGATTACATTTACGACGGCGTGTACGGAGTGCTCAATTATATCGTCGTGTCCTTGCACCTCGTGAGTCATCCAGTGACCTGGCTGGGGACGCCGGTGAGTGCGGTCTCGGCCATGATGATCGCGGACATTTGGAAGACGACCCCGTTTGTCGTCATCATCATCCTAGCCGGGCTGCAAATGATTCCGAACGAATTCTATGAGGCTGCCAGAATGGATGGGGCGAACTCGTGGCAGGTATTCTGGCATATCATCTTTCCTCAACTTCGCGGGAGCATAGCACTTGCAGGGCTGTTCCGCATCCTTCAGGCGTTCGGCGTGTTTGACCTGCCGTTCGTGTTGACCAATGGTGGACCCGGTACGGCGACTCAATCCCTCGCGATGCTCGGAGAAAAAGTTCTATTTCAAGATTTGCATTTCGGGACGGGGTCGGCAGTGGCTGTGGCGACCGTGCTGATTGTCCTCATCATCAGCCTCGTCTTTCTATCCGCATTTCGATCTCTGGTAACGGAGGGTGAGGCACAATGA
- a CDS encoding carbohydrate ABC transporter permease translates to MIQPMWRKVVGYVVLILFLLMILLPFYWMFVTAFKPDTEIAAYPPHFIPQHPTFSHFKQAFVQYNFWPFIRNSIIVSLISTFLVLLFGSMAGFSLARLPIPGRTGIMVALLVISMFPAIAVVSPLYVLLKSLGWLNTYQALIVPYTAFNMPFAIWILRNYFLQVPGALFEAASVDGASVFRTFYQIFLPMTTPGLFTAAVFTFVACWTEFLFALVFNSSNAMRTIPVGIALFSGQYSVPYGTIFAGSLVAVVPIIILVIIFRKWIVSGLTQGAVKG, encoded by the coding sequence ATGATTCAACCGATGTGGAGAAAAGTGGTCGGGTACGTCGTCTTGATTTTGTTTTTGCTGATGATTCTCTTGCCGTTTTACTGGATGTTTGTGACGGCGTTTAAACCAGATACGGAAATAGCCGCCTACCCACCACACTTTATTCCACAGCACCCGACCTTCTCACACTTTAAACAAGCGTTTGTGCAATACAACTTTTGGCCGTTTATCCGAAACAGCATCATTGTGTCGCTCATTTCGACTTTCCTCGTGCTTCTGTTTGGCAGTATGGCGGGCTTCTCCCTCGCTCGTCTACCGATTCCAGGGCGCACGGGGATCATGGTCGCGCTCTTAGTCATTTCGATGTTCCCGGCGATCGCAGTCGTTTCACCGCTGTATGTCCTCCTCAAATCGCTTGGCTGGCTGAACACGTATCAGGCGCTCATTGTACCGTATACGGCGTTTAACATGCCGTTTGCCATTTGGATCTTGCGAAATTATTTCCTGCAGGTTCCGGGGGCGTTATTCGAGGCGGCATCCGTGGACGGGGCTTCCGTGTTCCGTACTTTTTATCAAATCTTTTTACCGATGACGACGCCTGGGCTGTTTACGGCCGCTGTGTTTACGTTTGTCGCCTGCTGGACGGAGTTCCTGTTCGCTCTCGTCTTCAATTCATCGAACGCGATGCGTACCATTCCTGTTGGAATCGCTTTGTTTAGTGGCCAGTATTCGGTTCCGTATGGAACCATCTTTGCGGGTTCGCTGGTCGCGGTTGTGCCCATTATCATTTTGGTGATCATCTTCCGCAAGTGGATTGTGTCTGGGTTGACCCAAGGTGCGGTCAAGGGGTGA